In bacterium, a single genomic region encodes these proteins:
- the solA gene encoding N-methyl-L-tryptophan oxidase gives MGTGEYDAIVVGLGGMGSAAAYHLARRGARVLGLEQFGPAHDRGSSHGGTRVIRQAYWEGPDYVPLVLKAYDLWRALEGESGTSLLTITGALHIGPPDVPSVAGAALSARTHGIPVETLTPDEVRERYPVVRLRSGHVALYESQAGLLNPERCVTAHLDAARRRGADLRFHEAVEEWSAASGEVRVRTSGDTYGAGRLVLAAGPWTDRVVPDLALPLEVERVALCWFEPRAHIEEFMRVPICLWEDDGVSAGGFPYIEGQGIKSAFHHAHGERTTPQTIRREVSEAEVAQIRAHLATLMPDAPGTLRAVATCMYTNTPDQHFIIDRHPAHPNVVLACGFSGHGFKFACVVGDVLADLAMSGATPQATRMFALGRFGSRTAPSPGTPAGGEG, from the coding sequence ATGGGCACGGGTGAGTACGACGCGATCGTGGTGGGGCTCGGCGGCATGGGGAGCGCCGCGGCCTACCATCTGGCCCGCCGGGGAGCGCGCGTGCTGGGCCTCGAGCAGTTCGGTCCCGCGCACGATCGGGGGTCCTCGCACGGCGGGACGCGCGTCATCCGGCAGGCGTACTGGGAAGGGCCCGACTACGTGCCGCTGGTGCTCAAGGCCTACGATCTCTGGCGGGCGCTGGAGGGAGAGTCAGGGACTTCCCTGCTCACCATCACCGGCGCGCTCCACATCGGTCCCCCCGACGTCCCTTCCGTTGCCGGGGCGGCGCTCAGCGCGCGCACGCACGGCATCCCGGTGGAGACGCTCACCCCGGATGAGGTGCGCGAGCGCTACCCCGTGGTCAGACTCAGGTCGGGGCACGTGGCGCTCTACGAATCCCAGGCCGGGCTGCTCAACCCCGAGCGGTGCGTGACGGCGCACCTGGACGCCGCGCGGCGCCGCGGCGCCGACCTGCGCTTCCACGAAGCGGTGGAGGAGTGGAGTGCTGCGTCTGGGGAGGTGCGCGTCCGGACGTCGGGCGACACGTACGGGGCGGGCCGGCTGGTGCTGGCCGCCGGGCCGTGGACGGACCGGGTGGTGCCGGATCTGGCCCTGCCGCTCGAGGTGGAGCGGGTGGCGCTCTGCTGGTTCGAGCCGCGGGCGCACATCGAGGAGTTCATGCGGGTGCCGATCTGCCTGTGGGAGGACGACGGGGTGTCGGCGGGGGGGTTCCCGTACATCGAGGGGCAGGGGATCAAGTCCGCCTTTCACCACGCGCACGGGGAGCGCACCACCCCGCAGACGATCCGGCGGGAGGTGAGCGAGGCGGAGGTCGCGCAGATCCGGGCGCACCTGGCGACGCTGATGCCGGACGCCCCGGGGACGCTGCGGGCCGTGGCGACCTGCATGTACACGAACACGCCGGACCAGCACTTCATCATCGACCGCCACCCCGCCCACCCCAACGTCGTGCTGGCCTGCGGCTTCTCCGGGCACGGCTTCAAGTTTGCGTGCGTCGTCGGCGACGTCCTGGCCGACCTGGCGATGAGCGGGGCCACGCCCCAGGCGACCCGGATGTTTGCGCTCGGCCGGTTCGGGTCGAGGACCGCCCCCTCGCCGGGTACGCCCGCGGGTGGGGAGGGGTGA